The genomic interval AACGAGGGGATCAGTGGAAGGGATCAGTGGAGGCCGAGTACAGCAAAGTCTGGAAATAGTTATGTATGTATGATTTGTAGGGCATGTGCTGGCTGGACAGTCAGGTAAATGGCAGTCCATGGCAGTTAAGGACCTTGGACTTTATTCAGAGAAAATGGAAGATTTTTAGGCAGAAGCCATGGCCACTGTTATGGTCAGTTTTTGTTTAGAAAGATCactgtagccgggcgcggtggctcaagcctgtaatcccagcacttgggaggctgaggcggatggatcacgaggtcaagagatcgagaccatcctggtcaatatggtgaaaccccgtctctactaaaaatacaaaaaattagctgggcgtggtggcacatgcctgtaatccgagctactcaggaggctgaggcaggagaattgcctgaacccaggaggcggaggttgcggtgagccgagatcgcgccattgcactccagcctgggtaacaagagcgaaactccgtctcaaaaaaaaaaaaaaaaaaaaaaaaaaaaaaaaaggtcactgtACCAGCAGGTGGTTCAGGAAAGACAGGAAGAACTGAGACTGGAAGCAGAGAGATGAGTGAGTAATTTGTTCCAGTGGTTCAGGCTGGGGGATGATGTGCGTGGGAGCTTGCAGCAGGCGGTGGGTTGTCGGGCGGTGGGTGGCAGTGATTATTTACGAAATAAATGGATAGGACCTGGTGcctggggaagaggaaggaatcGGGTGTGAGGCCTGTGTTCAGGCAGATGTCTGGATCGAGAAAGTTTTCTGGAAGAAGCAGTTTTGTACCAGTcaagggaggcagagaaaggcCCTTTTGGAGATGGAATGCACTCCCTCCAGTCTCCTGGGACTAAAACACAAACCAAACTGTGGTGGTTTTAAAACGTCTAAAAAGTCTTCCTCCCTTCAAAAGGTGAAGCAACTTCATGAGCCACAACCACTAGCCACAGAAAAGTATGAGGTAATATGTGTTTTCAATCCGCTGAATTTTGGGGGTAATCTGTCAAACTACTGTAAATAACTATCAGTGATGACCAAGCCCTCGCCCTCTGAGACCCTGCAGGCCAGGCAGCTGACACTTTCCCTCCCGCCGTCTCAGGAGACACCACTTTCCACTCCCGTGTCCCCGACAGGAATCATCGGACATCGCCGACTCTGACCTTCTCAAGCAACACAACCCACCCTCCTGGCGCCTCGCTCggcctcacctcagcctccaggcagCTCCTCCCGGTTGCGAGGCCTTCATTGGCGGGGGTCGAGTGCTGCGTGCGACCCCGGCCCTCCAGCAGGACACGGAGGGAGGGCAGCGCGGGGGGAAGGCAGGCGGGACGGGGCTCGCTCCCTCTTCCCCGCGCCGCCATATCCCGTCCAAAGCTCTTCCCGCGTCTGTTTCTGAAACCCCTCCACTTCACCTCCGCCTCAGGCCGCACCCCGCCCCCGCGTCCCGCGACGCCGGCCCCTCACCCCACCGCGCCCCGACCCTCTCCGAGCGAGCGCCGCGGGCTGCCCCGGGTCCCAGGCCGCGGCCTCTTCCCCGGCTCCCGGGCTCCTTGGCCGACCCCCCTCCTGCGCCACAGCTGTTCTGTGCTGTTCACTTGCTTTCCCTCCCCACCAAAAGGTGAGCCTTGAGAGGGTACACCCTCGTGCAGAGCGGCGAACCTTTATCCGGAAAGGTGCCGGGCGCGTCATCAATGCCCGCGAGCGCTCGCTGACCAGGGTCCTCCCGAGACCCCCGCAGCCTCTTCCCGGAGCctgaggccccgccccgcccggccccgccccgcccgcgccgcgccccgccccgcccgcgccCTGCGGAACCCGGAGTCGCAGGTGCGCTTCCGGAGGACGGAATTCGGCGTCGGACTCTGCGCTCGTAGTTCCGGTGGCGACTGAGGCGCATGGCGGTGAGCGGTGTGGAGAAGACGCGCGGGTGGCGGGGCCTTGCAGCGTCTGCGGCCCTCTGTGACCCTCGTGCTGTCCCCCTTTCTCCAGGCCCTAGGACATCCTGCCGGGGAGGCAGCGGCGGTCCCAGGCCCGGGGACTCTCCGCGCGTCCCGCAGACACCAGCTCCCCGACCCGGTTTCCAGCGCCCGGAATCCTTCCGCTGTCTCTCCCTGCCCAGGGCAACCCACGTGCAGTAACACCGCCTCCAGAGTGCACCCGTTAGGCGATGAAGGCAGCGCAGcgtcagagaaaaagaagaataggAAGAAAGCCCGGAACAGGCCCTCTGTGGCAAACGGAGGCGAGAAGGCCTCAGAAAAACCCGCCCCAGAGGAAGTCCCGCTAAGCGCTGAGGCCCAGGCAAGGGCGGGTATCAGTCGGGAAGGGTGGAATCCCGGGTGCGAATCCACGGGCTCGGGCTCGTGTGGTGTGGGTCCACGGAGTTAAGGCGGGGAGGGGATGGGATGGGGCCAAGGGCTGTGGTGTCCCAGTGCCCTCTCACAGCCACTTTCCCCAATCCGTCACAGGCACAGCAGCTGGCCCAGGAATTGGCTTGGTGTGTGGAGCAGCTGGAGCTGGGCCTCAAGAGGCAGAAACCCACTCCGAAACAGAGTAAGGGACCTTCTGTAGAGTTAGGGGATGTGAATATTGGCACTGCCTGTTCTGCAGGTGCTGGCAGGGGATGGAGTTGTTGCCTTTGCGGTGGGGTAGTAGGAGGTCGGTATAGAGATGGTAACTagtcctttatttttattcacagaaGAGCAGGCTGTTGGAGCAATCAGAACCCTGCGCAGCAAAAGAACTCCACTGCCTCGAAAGAGGCAGCTGATGCACTCCTTGTTTGGAGACTACAGGGCTCAGATGGAAGCTGAATGGCGTGAGTCCCTGCGGGCTCTCAGAGCTGGTGAGGAGCTAGCAACTGGTTGATTCAGGGAGGCCTAATTTAAGGAGGAAGGCCCACAGCAACAAGGCTGGTGGTGGAAGGAGATGGGCTCAGTGAAGGCTGAGGGAGCAGGGAGAGATAAAGCATGGAcctctctttcccctcttcaCAGGACTGAACCCGGGAAGTAGTGGGGAGGCCCTGGGAGGAGGTGGAAAGAGCTTGGTTCTATGTTGGTCCTGCTCCTGAATGGGGAAAGCTGCCTCATGTCTTTGTGTCTTGGCTTTCTCTACTGGCCAGGAAGTCACATCCCATAACAATTTGAGTGCCGTTCTTGGAGCCATATGaactaggttcaaatcctggattTGTCACATAGTAGCACTAACACCTTTTGCAAAACTACTCAATCTCTCTAAATAGGGGGTGATGGTAATATCAACCTTACAAAGTTGAGGAATTAATCAGTTAATTTATGCAAAGTGGTTGGAGTTGTATGGGCAAACATACTGTATAGataatgttagctgttattatttagTCCTGACATACTCTGCTTCTCTCCCCATGACAGCTGCTTATTCAGCCCAGGTGCAGCCTGTAGATGAAGCCACTAGAAACAAGAGCCAAAGGGTCTGCAGGCCTCGCCCTTTAGGGAGAACCAAAGCCACTCTGGAAACTGCTCTGCCTGATGAAGAGTTCAGGTTCAATTTCTTTTAGCTTCTCCTCCAACTTGGAACAGTCCCCCTCCCTTGGGGTGGCGTAGGGGTTTGTCTTGAGTGCAGAGTCTTTCCAGGACTTCTGTTGGCAGAGAACCCTAGGGTTGGTCCTTCCCTGCCTTGTCCAAGGATTTGGAGCTGTTGTGCAGGTGTGATACCATCAGGCAGGCACAAGACCCCATTTGTTTTCCGATGAAATGTTCCCTCttccagaagagagagagaggtgcagttagaaaatatataataaattgtagTGAGTGTTCAATGTATTGTAGAAAGAATATTGTACTCAGTCTTTAGGATTAGATTAAGTGGCTGTTGGTAACAAAGATTAGTTGGGAATCTATTTAATCGTACAGTGTTTTTCACTTTTGAAGGGAATCCCTGTTAAATGGTTAGTGCTTTATGCTGTTATGTCACATTGTCCTAATCTCTATTTTTGGTAAAATTGGGTAAGGAGTGAAAGACCACCTGTGTTAGAGGAAGTACAGAAGATGCAGGGGTCTGGTATCTCTGGGTCCAGGCTCCCACCTGGGTCCTTTGTACATGTTGCCTTCATTCCTGACCAGGT from Saimiri boliviensis isolate mSaiBol1 chromosome 15, mSaiBol1.pri, whole genome shotgun sequence carries:
- the C15H8orf33 gene encoding UPF0488 protein C8orf33 homolog isoform X2; translation: MAALGHPAGEAAAVPGPGTLRASRRHQLPDPVSSARNPSAVSPCPGQPTCSNTASRVHPLGDEGSAASEKKKNRKKARNRPSVANGGEKASEKPAPEEVPLSAEAQAQQLAQELAWCVEQLELGLKRQKPTPKQKEQAVGAIRTLRSKRTPLPRKRQLMHSLFGDYRAQMEAEWPAYSAQVQPVDEATRNKSQRVCRPRPLGRTKATLETALPDEEFRFNFF
- the C15H8orf33 gene encoding UPF0488 protein C8orf33 homolog isoform X1; translated protein: MAALGHPAGEAAAVPGPGTLRASRRHQLPDPVSSARNPSAVSPCPGQPTCSNTASRVHPLGDEGSAASEKKKNRKKARNRPSVANGGEKASEKPAPEEVPLSAEAQAQQLAQELAWCVEQLELGLKRQKPTPKQKEQAVGAIRTLRSKRTPLPRKRQLMHSLFGDYRAQMEAEWRESLRALRAAAYSAQVQPVDEATRNKSQRVCRPRPLGRTKATLETALPDEEFRFNFF